The sequence below is a genomic window from Streptomyces sp. B21-105.
GCGTCGACTTCAAGGGCACCACCCGCGGCATCCTCAACACACTCATGGGCAAGGGCGCGCAGGGCGGTTCGACGATCACCCAGCAGTACGTCAAGAACTACTACCTGAGCCAGGAACAGACCGTCACGCGCAAGCTGAAGGAACTGGTCATCTCCCTCAAGCTGGACCGGGAGGAGTCCAAGGAGTACATCCTGGCCGGCTACATGAACACCAGTTACTACGGCCGCGGCGCCTACGGCATCCAGGCCGCCGCCCAGGCCTACTACCGCGTCGACGCCGACAAGCTGAGCGTCGAGCAGGGCGCCTATCTCGCCGCGCTGCTGCAGGCGCCCAGCCAGTACGACTGGTCCGCCGCCTCCGACACCGGCAAGCGCCTGGTCAAGAACCGCTGGAACTACGTCCTGGACAACATGGTCGAGCAGGACTGGCTGGACAAGTCCAAGCGCCAGGCCATGACGTTCCCGGTCCCCCTGGACCCGAAGCCCGCCCCCGGCAAGGAGGGCCAGGTCGGCTACCTGGTCGACGCGGCCAACGCCGAACTCGCCCGCCAGCTCGTCGCCCAGGGCGCCGCCGACGATCTCGAATCGGCCAACGCCATGGTCAGGAAGGGCGGCTGGAACATCGAGCTGAACATCGACAAGGCAAAGCAGAAGAAGCTCGAGGAGACGGTCAAGGAGCAGCTGACCAGCAAGCTCGACAAGGACAAGCGCAAGGTGGACGGCAACGTCCAGGCCGGCGCGGTGTCCGTGGACCCGAAGACGGGCGCGGTCGTGGCGATGTACGGCGGCGTCGGCTACACCGACCACTTCGTCAACAACGCCACCCGCACCGACTACCAGCCGGCCTCCACCTTCAAGCCGGTGATCCTCGCCGCGGCCTTCGACGAGAAGGCCAAGACGCAGAAGGGCGAGGAGATCACCGCCGACACCCTCTACGACGGCACCAGCAAGCGTCCCGTCGTCGGCAGCGACATCGGCTTCGCGCCGGAGAACGAGGACGACCAGGACTACGGCGACGTCACCGTCCAGACGGCGCTGAACCAGTCGGTGAACTCCGTCTTCGCGCAGATGGGCGTCGACGTCGGCATGCCCGAGGTGCTGAAGGTCGCGGGCAACCTCGGCATGGACACCAAGGGCCTCAAGGCAGTGCCCGCCCAGACCCTGGGCACCATGGGCGCGAGCCCCCTGCAGATGGCCGGGGTCTACGCCACCCTCGACAACCACGGCAAGAAGGTCACCCCGGCGATCATCAAGTCGGCGCAGAACAGCGCCCACCCGTCGTTCAAGCTCGCCGAGGCCGTCGGCGGCCAGGTGATCGACAGGGAGGCCGCCGACTCCGTCACCTCGGTCCTCACCGGCGTGGTCGATGACGGCACCGCCAAGAAGTCCGTACGGGACAACCCGCTGCGCAAGGGCCAGAAGGTGGCCGGCAAGACCGGAACCTCCGACAACAACAAGTCCGCCTGGTTCACCGGCTACACCCCCGACCTGGTGACGTCGGTCGGCCTGTTCGGCGAGGACGCCAAGACCCACGCGCAGGTGCCGCTGACCGGCGCGACGACGGGCCTGACCACGACCAAGGGCCGGATCAACGGCGGTGGCTTCCCCGCGCAGATCTGGGCGACGTACACCTTCGGCGTCTCCACCAAGGTCTCCAAGTTCGACCTGGAGACCGACCAGGGCGCGGCGGTCCGCACGGCGTCGCCGTCGGCGTCGGCCTCGCCGTCCACCAGCGCGTCGCCGTCCCCGTCGCCCAAGCCGAGCACGTCGCCGTCCTCGTCGCCGAAGCCGAGCACGTCGCCGTCCCCGTCGCCGAAGCCGAGCACGTCGCCGTCCCCGACGCCGACGGGCAGCACACCGACGGCACCGAGCCCGGAGGATCCGACGGACGGGCAAGAGGATCCGGAGAATCCCCTCCTGGGTCAGTAGCGCGACGGCACAGAGCGGAAGCACACGACAAAGCACAGAGGGGCGCCCGGAGATCTCCGGGCGCCCCTCTGTCGTCGAACCCCCTTGGTCAACGCCTCCCGCCGCACACGGGGGAGGCGCCACGCCCTAACCCCGGTTCAGCTCGAACCAGACCACCTTGCCGGTGCTCAGCCGTGTCGCACCCCAGCGCCGGGCCAGCCGGTTGACCAGGTAGAGACCGCGACCACCCTCGTCGGTCGCCCGGGCCTGCCGCAGCCGGGGCAGCTGCGGCACGTCGTCCCCGACCTCGCAGCGCAGCACGTCGGTGCGCAGCAGCCGCAGCGTCACCGGCCGCGACGCGTACCGCACCGCGTTGGTGACGACCTCGCTGACCAGCAGCTCCACCGAGTCGGACATGTCCTCGAGCCCCCACCGGGACAGCGCCCGCCGGGCCAGCCGACGGGCCCGGCCCGGCGCCGCGTCCTCCGGTTCCAGGAGCCAGTACGCCACGTCGCTCGGCGCGATCCCGTCGAAGCGGGCGGCGAGCAGCGCGATGTCGTCGTCCCGGTCGCCCGGGCCGAGCATGTCGAGCACCTCGTCGCACAGCGCCTCCAGCGGCGGCGGGTGATCCGGCCCGGTGAGCTGCGCCGTCGCCGCGAGCTTCTCCCGCAGCTGCTCTATGCCGGTCGCCACGTCCCGCAGCCGGGACTCCACCAGCCCGTCGGTGTACAGCAGCAGCGTCGCCCCGGCCGGCGCGTCCAGCTCCACCGCCTCGAAGTCGACCCCGCCGACGCCGATCGGCGCGCCCGGCGGCACCCGCAGCACCTCCGCCCGGCCGCCCAGGTGCAGCAGGATCGGCGGCGGATGGCCCGCGTTGGCGATGGTGATGCGGTGCGCGACCGGGTCGTAGACGGCGTACAGACAGGTCGCCATACGGTCGGTGCCCAGCCGCTGGGCCTGCTCGTCGAGGTGGTGCAGGACCTCCTGCGGCGGCAGGTCGAGCCCGGCGAGGGTCTGCGCCGTGGTGCGCAGCTGCCCCATGATGGCCGCCGACGTCATCGAGTGCCCCATGACGTCGCCCACCACCAGCGCCACCCGGCTGCCGGGCAGCGGGATGGCGTCGTACCAGTCGCCGCCGACCCGCGCGGTCTCCGCCGCCGGCAGATACCGGGACGCCAGCCGCACGCCCGTGGGACGCGGCAGGGTCTCCGGCAGCATCGTGCGCTGCAGCTCGTCGGCGATGTACGCCTCACGGTCGTACAGCACCGCCTTGTCGATGCCCAGGGCGCTGTGGGTGGCGAGCTGGGCGGCCACCAACAGGTCGTCGGTCTCGAACGGAGGGCGCTCCGGACGGCGCAGGAACACGGCGGCGCCGATCACCCGGCGCCGGCCCCGCAACGGGGCCAGGATCGCCCGCTGGCCGCCCGGGACCGCCAAGGTGCTGTCCGTGCCCAGCAGTTCGGGCAGCGCGGCACGTGCGGCCGGATGGTCGGCGAACACCGGACGCACCCCGCGCAGCACCTCCGCGAGCGCCCCGCCGGGCCGCACCTCGCACATGTCGCCGACCGCGGCCGACAGCTCCGGGGTCAGCTCCGCCGGCTCCGGGAGCGGCAGGGCCAGCGCCGCGAAGCCGGTCTCGGTGTCGCGGTCCTCCGGGATCCGGTCGGTGCGGCGCAGCCGCAGCATGATGCGGTCCGCCACGGGCCGCTCGTCGCCGACCGGCAGCGGGTCGCGCAGATAGACGAGGATCGCGTCGGAGAAGGTCGGCACGGTGGCCCGGCACAGCCCCATCACGATCTCGTCGAGGTCCAGACCGCGGGCGATCCGCCGGGTGGCGGCGCCCACGAACCGCAGCCGGTCGCCCTCCCGCCGCATCGGCGTGGGCCGGCCCGGAGTCACTCCCGCGCCGGCGCGCCGTTCCTGCCCGCCGGGACCGTGTTCCTGCCCGCCGGGACCGCGTTCCTGGTGTCCGTCTCCGCCCGGCTGGGCCGGGATCGACTCGGGCGCCGGGCGCGGCCGGTGCGTGTCGGCATCCGCGGTCGCCGACGGCTGCGAGTGCTCCGCACCCGCACCCGCCTCCGCGTCGGCCGCGTCCTTACCCGTGGCTCCCTGGCCGCCCATGTCGCCCTTTCCGCCCTTGCCGCACGTCGTCGTACCCGAGGCGTCGGGCGGTAAGGCGGACGGGCCCGGCGCGGAGGCCGGAGTATGCAGGAGTGCCCCATGGGGGTCCGTGGGGTCGACGCCCTGGGGGCGTTCGTAGGAGGTGGGCTGCTCCGTCACGCGTGTCGAATCCGTCCGTCCGGGGCTGCGCGCCGCGCGCGCAGTTGGTCCCGCAGGAAACCCGATACCCGGAATACGTGTCCCCGGAACGGAATTCCCGCGTGGTCAGAGGTTGTTCCTGTGTCACCCGTGGACCGCTCACGGTCCGGGTGGCCGACGCCGAGCGTGCCGCCGGTGTTGCCCTCGTACCCCTCGCTCACGTCCTGCCGCCCCTCGGTGACGTTCGGTCAGACCCGGCGACTGCTCCGGGAGTTACTGCCAGCGTGCCTTGCGGAGGACGATCCTACGTTTGTTGCCCGGGGGCGCATCAAGGGTCTCATGTGGACATGTGCGCGGGCGTACGGTCCCAGTCCTCCGGCAGCAACGGTACGGCCCAGGACGGGTCCGGGCGCCAATGCTGCCAGCCCTCGTCGAACGGCGGCCCCCAGGCGCGGATCGTTTCCAGCGCCCTGCGGCCCGCCAGCAGCACCAGCTCGGCCACCGCCCGGTCCATCAGTCCGTCCTGCTGGGCCTGCGCGAACTCGTCCTCGTCGCGCCAGCCCCAACTGTGGTCGGGGTAGACGCAGATGTCCAGAAAGTGGTCCTCGGAGTCCACTCCGCCCTCCCAACGGACAAGCGGCTCCTCCAGGTTGACGTACCAGTTCTTGAACTGCCAGCCCGGATCCCAGAACAGCCACACCGACCACGGCTCGCCCGGCCGGGCCAGCTTCAGCACGCCGGTGCCGAACCAGCGGTCGCGCTGCACCGTGCGCGGCTTGGTGTAGCGGGTGCGCAGCGGCTCCCGGTGCGGCGGCGTGCCGTCCGCGAGGACCGGCTTGACGCACTCGGTGCCGGGGGCGAGCCAGACCGCCAGCACCTCCGCGTCGTCGCGCACCACGGTGACCGGGCGGGCGATGTGGAAGCCCGCGCCGCCGTTCGCCCGGTAGCGCCACAGGATCCGGTCCCCGGGCTCCCAGAAGGCCGCCGCATCGCCCGTTCCCACGCGTCTCACCGCTTCACCGTCTGCCATGCAGAGATATTAGGTGCCATGGCCATATGACGCTGCGGCGCGTGACACGGTTCTCACGCCGGGGCGCGAAAGGTCACGGGCGTGTCATCCGCAGGACGTCCAGCGCCTCGTCGAGCTGCTGGACCGTCAGGTCACCGCGCTCCACGTAGCCGCCCGCGAGGACCGTCTCGCGGATCGTCCGGCGCTCCGCCAGCGCCTTCTTCGCCACCTTCGCGGCCTCCTCGTACCCGATGTACTTGTTCAGCGGGGTGACGACGGAGGGCGAGGACTCGGCGTACTCGCGGGCGCGTTCGCGGTGGGCGACGATCCCGTCGACGGTCCGGTCGGCGAGCAGCCGCGACACGTTGGCGAGCAGCCGGATCGACTCCAGCACGTTCTTCGCGATCACCGGCAGCATGACGTTCAGCTCGAAGTTGCCCGCCGCGCCCGCCGTCGCCACCGTCGCGTCGTTGCCGACGACCTGCGCGGCGACCATCAGCACCGCCTCCGGGATCACCGGGTTGACCTTGCCGGGCATGATCGAGGAACCCGGCTGGAGGTCGGGAAGGCTGATCTCGGCCAGCCCAGTGCGCGGCCCGGACGCCATCCACCGCAGATCGTTGGCGATCTTCGTCAGGCCCACCGCGACGGTCCGCAGCTGCCCACTGGTCTCGACGATCCC
It includes:
- a CDS encoding transglycosylase domain-containing protein — its product is MGRAEERRARQRGGRRAAPRNRSTETESVAPPAPTTAGSGSATGSGSATGGRAAARRGAKKSARGGRGKAGKKDKSRIRRLFTWKKILGTFLGLAVAVIGAFVWLYVSTPIPKGNPDADLQSNVYKYGNGAILARDGDVNRENVDLASVPMPVQHTFVAAENKSFYTDAGVDFKGTTRGILNTLMGKGAQGGSTITQQYVKNYYLSQEQTVTRKLKELVISLKLDREESKEYILAGYMNTSYYGRGAYGIQAAAQAYYRVDADKLSVEQGAYLAALLQAPSQYDWSAASDTGKRLVKNRWNYVLDNMVEQDWLDKSKRQAMTFPVPLDPKPAPGKEGQVGYLVDAANAELARQLVAQGAADDLESANAMVRKGGWNIELNIDKAKQKKLEETVKEQLTSKLDKDKRKVDGNVQAGAVSVDPKTGAVVAMYGGVGYTDHFVNNATRTDYQPASTFKPVILAAAFDEKAKTQKGEEITADTLYDGTSKRPVVGSDIGFAPENEDDQDYGDVTVQTALNQSVNSVFAQMGVDVGMPEVLKVAGNLGMDTKGLKAVPAQTLGTMGASPLQMAGVYATLDNHGKKVTPAIIKSAQNSAHPSFKLAEAVGGQVIDREAADSVTSVLTGVVDDGTAKKSVRDNPLRKGQKVAGKTGTSDNNKSAWFTGYTPDLVTSVGLFGEDAKTHAQVPLTGATTGLTTTKGRINGGGFPAQIWATYTFGVSTKVSKFDLETDQGAAVRTASPSASASPSTSASPSPSPKPSTSPSSSPKPSTSPSPSPKPSTSPSPTPTGSTPTAPSPEDPTDGQEDPENPLLGQ
- a CDS encoding ATP-binding SpoIIE family protein phosphatase; this translates as MTEQPTSYERPQGVDPTDPHGALLHTPASAPGPSALPPDASGTTTCGKGGKGDMGGQGATGKDAADAEAGAGAEHSQPSATADADTHRPRPAPESIPAQPGGDGHQERGPGGQEHGPGGQERRAGAGVTPGRPTPMRREGDRLRFVGAATRRIARGLDLDEIVMGLCRATVPTFSDAILVYLRDPLPVGDERPVADRIMLRLRRTDRIPEDRDTETGFAALALPLPEPAELTPELSAAVGDMCEVRPGGALAEVLRGVRPVFADHPAARAALPELLGTDSTLAVPGGQRAILAPLRGRRRVIGAAVFLRRPERPPFETDDLLVAAQLATHSALGIDKAVLYDREAYIADELQRTMLPETLPRPTGVRLASRYLPAAETARVGGDWYDAIPLPGSRVALVVGDVMGHSMTSAAIMGQLRTTAQTLAGLDLPPQEVLHHLDEQAQRLGTDRMATCLYAVYDPVAHRITIANAGHPPPILLHLGGRAEVLRVPPGAPIGVGGVDFEAVELDAPAGATLLLYTDGLVESRLRDVATGIEQLREKLAATAQLTGPDHPPPLEALCDEVLDMLGPGDRDDDIALLAARFDGIAPSDVAYWLLEPEDAAPGRARRLARRALSRWGLEDMSDSVELLVSEVVTNAVRYASRPVTLRLLRTDVLRCEVGDDVPQLPRLRQARATDEGGRGLYLVNRLARRWGATRLSTGKVVWFELNRG
- the fomD gene encoding cytidylyl-2-hydroxypropylphosphonate hydrolase; protein product: MADGEAVRRVGTGDAAAFWEPGDRILWRYRANGGAGFHIARPVTVVRDDAEVLAVWLAPGTECVKPVLADGTPPHREPLRTRYTKPRTVQRDRWFGTGVLKLARPGEPWSVWLFWDPGWQFKNWYVNLEEPLVRWEGGVDSEDHFLDICVYPDHSWGWRDEDEFAQAQQDGLMDRAVAELVLLAGRRALETIRAWGPPFDEGWQHWRPDPSWAVPLLPEDWDRTPAHMST